GGAGGAGCCGGCGCGGTCTTCCAGCACTTCAATAAAGGTTGCAAAGAAATTGCCGACCCCTTCGCGAAGTTGCTGCACATAGGCGTGTTGGTCCGTGGAGCCTTTGTTGCCGTAGACCGTAATGCCCTGGTGGACCGTATTGCCGTCCAGGTCGAATTCTTTCCCCAGGGATTCCATCACCAATTGCTGCAAGTAACGGGAAAATAACAACAGGCTGTCCTTGTAAGGGATGATGACCATGTCTTTTTCGCCCTTACCGTCGCCGACCGCGTACCACGATAAGGCCAGCAAGGCCGCCGGATTATTCCTGACGTCCGGCACCCGGGTGGCTTCGTCCATGATTTTGGCGCCGTTCAGCATTTCATGAATGTCTATGCCGATTAATGCCGCCGACAGCAAACCCACCGGCGATAGCTCGGAGGTGCGTCCGCCTACCCAGTCGAAAATCGGGAATTTTGCCAGCCAGCGGTCGCATTGCTCCTGTTCGTCCATTTTGCTGCCCGACATGGTCAAGGCGACCGCGTAATCGGGAAAATACAGACCGCATTCCCGGTAGGCATGCTTGACTTCCAATAAGCCGTTACGGGTTTCCGAGGTGCCGCCGGATTTGCTGATGACAATAACCAGCGTGGTTTTCAAACGGTCTTTCAGACGGGTCAGAATCCGGTCGATACCGGCGGGATCGGTATTGTCGATAAAATGAATATTTAGCGGCAGAATGTCCGGGCCTATGGCATCGGAAACAAACTGCGGGCCTAATGCGGAGCCGCCGATACCGATAGAAATGATGTCGGTAAATTGCGGTTCATAGGGCGGGTGGATAATGCCGTGGTGAACGCGTCTGACAAAATCTTCAATATGAATCAGGGTGGTTTCGATTTCTTTTTTTAAATCGTTGGGTGCCAGCTCGGGGGCGCGCAGCCAATAATGCCCCACCATTCGGTCTTCATCGGGATTGGCGATAGCGCCGGCCTCCAACGCCGCCATGTCTGCAAAAGCCTTGCTGAATTTCGGTTGCAGTTGGGTGAGTAATTCATCGTCGAACGGGATGCGGCTTATGTCCAAATAAAGTCCTAAGACGTCGTGGAAATACAGCCAGTCCTGATAACGTTGCCAGAGTTTTTTAGATGTCATATTGAAATGGGGGGGGTTAGTTAATCGGAAAGTCAACTTAGCTTCTTTTCGATGTGTCCACCGAATTTTTTACGCATAGCGGAGATCATTTTGTCAGAAAAGGTGTTTTGTTGTCTTGATCGGAAACGCGCATACAGCGCGGCGGTTAACACGTGGGCCGGCACCGCTTCGTCAATCGCGGCCTGAACCGTCCAACGTCCTTCGCCGGAATCTTCAACATAGCCGCTGTAGCCGTCCAGGCCCGGATCTTCAACTAGAGCGGAAGCGGTCAAATCCAGCAGCCAGGAGCTGACCACGCTGCCGCGCCGCCAGACTTCAGCGATATCGGTCAAATTAAGGTCGTAGCGTAAATTTTCCGGCAGGTTTTGCGAATTGGCATTGCGCATGATATCGAAGCCCTCCGCATAAGCCATCATCATGCCGTATTCGATGCCGTTATGGATCATTTTGACAAAATGCCCGGAGCCGGCGGAACCGCAATGCGCATAACCTTGTTCGACAGTGCTGGGTTCGCTGGATCTGCCGGGGGTCAACTCAATTTCGCCTTTGCCCGGTGCCAGGGATTTAAAAATCGGATCGAGTAAATCGACGGTGGGCTTAGGTCCGCCTATCATCAGGCAATAACCGCGTTCGACTCCCCAAACGCCGCCGCTGGTGCCGACGTCCACATAGTGTATGCCTTTTGCCGCTAATTGCTCGGCGCGGCGCACATCGTCTTTATAAAATGAATTGCCGCCATCGATAATCACATCGCCGCTTTCCAGTAACTCGCCCAAGTCCTTGACTGTGGCGTCGGTGAGTTCGCCGGCCGGTACCATGCACCATACAATACGAGGTGTCTGTAACTTGTCTACAAGGTCCTGCAAACTGGTCGCGCCTGTTGCGCCCGCGTTGACTATTGCGTCTACGTTTGCACTATTTACGTCGTAACCCACGCAACGGTGACCGCCTGCCAGTAAGCGTTTGACCATATTGGCGCCCATTTTGCCCAGGCCTACCATGCCAATTTGCATGGCGTTCTCGTTTTTTGTGCTCATGGTTTCTCAAAAATAAGTGAAGAAATTCGTTTTATAACGTTCATTTGTAGTTCACGATCAATAACTTCCGCGCAAAAAAAATGGCGTCCTGATTTGAATGCTGTTTACATTCAGATCAGGACGCCATTGTCCAAGTGATGGAAAGCTGGTGGGAAGCCGTTAAAATTAAAGCACTTTATATGCCATAAAATATAGCCTTTAAAAACCATATGTTTACGTATTTTAGCCAATCTGATTCGGTCTATTTTTGCACTAAAAAAAGTCGTTATCGGCATATTTTGCACACTTTTGGGTTTATTGCGGCGAATAATAAGGCTTCTGTATTATAAAGATTCTCCGGCCGTAAAACAGATGGCCGCGATCCCGCCTTTTACAATTTGGCGGAAGAGTTTGCCTATCAGGATAACGTGTGTTCGAACAGCTCCGTTTATTTTTGGTTGAGCAAAAGTAGTAGCGCAACACTGCAGAAAAAGAAAAACAAGGTGGTGCATTTCCAAAAAAACAGCGGATTGCGTTCCAGTAGCGGCAGTTTATCTTCTGCTTTGAGGAACCGAGGATTCGGTGTCGACAAGTCGTGTAGAAACTCGGACAATTCATCGTGACGGAGCTGCGGCGCAATGCTGGTGGCTTTTTTCAATGCGCCGTCTATCCACAGCGGCACCATATTGTTGCGGTGAAAGCTGGGTATGTATGTCAGGCGGCTTAAATTGCCTCTGTCGGGTTTTTCCGGCATGTTGCCGAAGGGCAGGCCGCCATTCAGCATTTCATAACAGATCACGCCCAGCGAAAATAAATCCGACTTGACCGTGCCGCGCTGACCCAGATGATATTCCGGCGCGGTGTAGTTTAAGGTGCCCAGAATGTTTTCCTGGCCGGCGTGGTCAAGCGGAGTGATTTCGGCGATACCGGCGATCTTGACCGAGCCGAAGTCGATGATTTTGACCACGCCTTGCGCCGTAAGCATGATGTTTTCCGGCTTTAAATCCTGATGCAGCATTTCCATGCGGTGAAAGGCCCGCAAGCCCTTGGCGATTTGCTCCACCAGTTTTCTGACCTGCTTGATGTCTGGTTTGGGATTTTGGGCTATCCATTCCCGCAGTGTCTGGCCGTCCAGGTATTCGGTCACGTAATACAAACTGCTTTTGCCGCGGTCGGACTCCAGGACTCTCAACACGTTTTCATGCTCGATGCGCTTGCCGGCCCATTCCTCGTGCAGGAAATGTTCGATGTAATGCGTATCGTCGTCGTACAGCACCGAAGGCGTCTTCAGGATGACGTCGCGATTGTGCAAGGTGTCGAAAGCCTTATAAATCTGGGTGCGCTTGCTGGCGTGCAGTTCGGCATCGATGCGGTAACCGTCCAGCAGCATGCCGGGTTCCAACGGCGGCGGAAACGGCAGGTGGCCATGGCGGCGCAGTACTTCGTCTTCCCGCAGCAGGGGCAGGTGGTCGATGCGTACAATCTGGCAGCTGACATTGTCGTCGCTGTGATTGGCGAGAGCGGTGCGTACCAGGGTTTCGGCAACGCCGTTCAAATCCCCATCGGCGGATAGCAGCGATTGCAGGGTTTTATCGTCGACGAAATCGTGCAGGCCGTCGGTGGTCAGCAAAAAGCAGTCGCCGGGCTCCAGCGCCAGAGTTTTGTAATCCACCTCCAAATGCGGCTCAATGCCCATGGCTCGGTTCAGATAGCTTTTGTCGCTGGCGACCCAGAGGCGGTGATCGCGGGTTAATTGTTCCAGAGTGTTTTGCCTAAGCAGATAAATCCGCGAATCGCCCACATGAAAGATATGCGCGGTATTGGATTTGATAACCAGCACGCTCAGCGTGCTGACCATGCCCTTGACGGAGGAATACCGCGACCGGCCCTGGCTGTACAGCCAGGAATTGGTGGCGGAGAGGATTTTTTGTCCGGCATGCACTACAGACCAGCTGTCCGGGGTGCTGTAGTAATCTTCCAGAAATGCGGTGATGCAGCAATGGCTGGCTTCCTTGCCCGCCTCGCTGCCGCTCATGCCATCGGCGATCGCAACCGAAATCCCTTTCAGGGTCAGTTGCGGTTCTTTAGGGATCAAGGCACCCCAAAAATCTTCATTTTCGGCCTTGATGCCTTTGTCGCTATAAGCGCCTAAGCTGATGGTTAATGCTTTCGCCATGTATGTGGAGGCAGGTCGATATTCGCGCCGGAAGTCACAGGTGTTTGCTCAGCAAGGCTGCAGACTACCCAATTCCGTTAGGCGTTGTTCCAATGTTGCGGTAATTAGCGCTTGGTGGTGGCGCTGCAAAACAGAGTCGGCGGGGCGGGGTGCCATACCGGCTTCAATTTCGCCGCGGAGATGGGTGATGAAATGTCGCCTCAGTACAGCGTCTTCCGGCACATACACAGTGTTTTTCCGGCCGCTTTTGCTATTTGGCGAAATTGCGGTTGCCGTTGCCGTTGATGAGTCGGTATTGCAAACAGACGGCGAAAATCGTTTCACCGCAAAATAACAATACAGAAAATACAAGGCGGCAACCGCCAAAAACGTTTCGATCATGGGTATTCCTAAGTGTGATTTATTGAAAGGGCGGTCGGTGCGGCTATAAAAAATAGCGTACGCCGGATTCCGCCCGGATTGAAGTTTAACTCAGTTCTATCATGGCCACGCTGCCATCTTCCATGACTTCCGCCATGTGGCCTTCGGGTTCTTCGATGAATTGCACCGCAATACCCACCACTAATGCCGTGCAGGCAATCGTGATGAAAAACGTTGCCGGCGACACGAAGGATAGTACTGTTAGAAAGATTACCCCGCCGACGTTGCCGTAAGCGCCCACCATGCCGGCTATTTGGCCGGTCATACGGCGTTTGATCAGCGGCACCATGGCAAATACCGCGCCTTCGCCGGCTTGCACGAAAAACGAGCAGAGCATGGTCACTGCGGCCGCCAACAGCACCGGCCATTCGGCAGTGATTTGCGACAACACGAAATAACCGACCGCCAGGCCAGCGATGAAAATAGATAACGAACGCTTGCGGCCGAATTTATCGCTGATCCAACCGCCACCGGGCCGTGCCACCAGATTCATAAATGCAAAGCCCGATGCCAGCAGACCGGCCTGCACCATGGATATGCCCTGGGTGTCGTGAAAAGTCTGGTAAAAAAACATCGGCAACATTGACACCACGGCCAATTCCGAACCGAAGGTGACCAGATAGGCCAAGTCCAGAATGGCCACTTGCTTGAATTTATATCGGTGGATTTCTTCTATCGGCCGAGTCAGGTGTTCCTCATTAATGTGCACAATTTTGTAGACGTTATAAAAAAATAACGCCCATATAACGATGTAGGTGCCGATGGCAGCCGTATCGGATAACATTTTCATG
This sequence is a window from Methylomonas methanica MC09. Protein-coding genes within it:
- the gnd gene encoding phosphogluconate dehydrogenase (NAD(+)-dependent, decarboxylating) produces the protein MSTKNENAMQIGMVGLGKMGANMVKRLLAGGHRCVGYDVNSANVDAIVNAGATGATSLQDLVDKLQTPRIVWCMVPAGELTDATVKDLGELLESGDVIIDGGNSFYKDDVRRAEQLAAKGIHYVDVGTSGGVWGVERGYCLMIGGPKPTVDLLDPIFKSLAPGKGEIELTPGRSSEPSTVEQGYAHCGSAGSGHFVKMIHNGIEYGMMMAYAEGFDIMRNANSQNLPENLRYDLNLTDIAEVWRRGSVVSSWLLDLTASALVEDPGLDGYSGYVEDSGEGRWTVQAAIDEAVPAHVLTAALYARFRSRQQNTFSDKMISAMRKKFGGHIEKKLS
- a CDS encoding NarK family nitrate/nitrite MFS transporter gives rise to the protein MSTSKLNLLSFTGKMKILHMTWLAFFISFVVWFNHAPLMLVIAEQLKLSQSEIKTILILNVALTIPSRIAIGILVDKFGPKRTYSTLLAVGSVPCFLFAAADDFQQLALARFLMGFVGAGFVIGIRMVGEWFPAKQVGIAEGIYGGWGNFGSAAAAIALPSLALLFGGENGWRYAIACTGIIALLYSVVYFFSVSDTPKGSTYFKPKRSGAMEVTSIWDLFFYILMTVPLYGALTLLTWKLSPAGMKMLSDTAAIGTYIVIWALFFYNVYKIVHINEEHLTRPIEEIHRYKFKQVAILDLAYLVTFGSELAVVSMLPMFFYQTFHDTQGISMVQAGLLASGFAFMNLVARPGGGWISDKFGRKRSLSIFIAGLAVGYFVLSQITAEWPVLLAAAVTMLCSFFVQAGEGAVFAMVPLIKRRMTGQIAGMVGAYGNVGGVIFLTVLSFVSPATFFITIACTALVVGIAVQFIEEPEGHMAEVMEDGSVAMIELS
- a CDS encoding glucose-6-phosphate isomerase, with translation MTSKKLWQRYQDWLYFHDVLGLYLDISRIPFDDELLTQLQPKFSKAFADMAALEAGAIANPDEDRMVGHYWLRAPELAPNDLKKEIETTLIHIEDFVRRVHHGIIHPPYEPQFTDIISIGIGGSALGPQFVSDAIGPDILPLNIHFIDNTDPAGIDRILTRLKDRLKTTLVIVISKSGGTSETRNGLLEVKHAYRECGLYFPDYAVALTMSGSKMDEQEQCDRWLAKFPIFDWVGGRTSELSPVGLLSAALIGIDIHEMLNGAKIMDEATRVPDVRNNPAALLALSWYAVGDGKGEKDMVIIPYKDSLLLFSRYLQQLVMESLGKEFDLDGNTVHQGITVYGNKGSTDQHAYVQQLREGVGNFFATFIEVLEDRAGSSIEIEPDATSGDFLFGCLQGTREALYENGRASLTITLERVDALNIGALIALYERAVGLYASLININAYNQPGVEAGKKAATQFLLLQQTIVKLLRHTPEPLSLKALAEKVNTPDEVETVYKIVRHMAINHRGLVLQGDLHKPSDILVSYRTEDT
- a CDS encoding bifunctional protein-serine/threonine kinase/phosphatase — its product is MAKALTISLGAYSDKGIKAENEDFWGALIPKEPQLTLKGISVAIADGMSGSEAGKEASHCCITAFLEDYYSTPDSWSVVHAGQKILSATNSWLYSQGRSRYSSVKGMVSTLSVLVIKSNTAHIFHVGDSRIYLLRQNTLEQLTRDHRLWVASDKSYLNRAMGIEPHLEVDYKTLALEPGDCFLLTTDGLHDFVDDKTLQSLLSADGDLNGVAETLVRTALANHSDDNVSCQIVRIDHLPLLREDEVLRRHGHLPFPPPLEPGMLLDGYRIDAELHASKRTQIYKAFDTLHNRDVILKTPSVLYDDDTHYIEHFLHEEWAGKRIEHENVLRVLESDRGKSSLYYVTEYLDGQTLREWIAQNPKPDIKQVRKLVEQIAKGLRAFHRMEMLHQDLKPENIMLTAQGVVKIIDFGSVKIAGIAEITPLDHAGQENILGTLNYTAPEYHLGQRGTVKSDLFSLGVICYEMLNGGLPFGNMPEKPDRGNLSRLTYIPSFHRNNMVPLWIDGALKKATSIAPQLRHDELSEFLHDLSTPNPRFLKAEDKLPLLERNPLFFWKCTTLFFFFCSVALLLLLNQK